One window of Eublepharis macularius isolate TG4126 chromosome 17, MPM_Emac_v1.0, whole genome shotgun sequence genomic DNA carries:
- the LOC129344669 gene encoding protein-arginine deiminase type-3-like — translation MSQQRWVRLSTEKPTSAVYVLGSEISLDVCGSAPAGAYAFQVQKTLGVNYVVRDTNISQVPSRVPRWPLDIRVEVVVTMNKSSRRVNEGKVTISYYKANEETPMAKAVLLLTCVEISLDADSSRSGTVTKKVENKKEWTWGPEGSGAILLVNSDRERLGAKDMDNQDEKVGSEKDLKDMSIMILTTRGPDNIFEKYQLVLHVSASENDKVRVFHAQDGKPVSQYPAVLGPKNASYEVKGNRNQEAVFYVEGLAFPDANFSGLVSFHVTLLENPPEKFPAPPIFSDTVVFRIAPWIMTPNTLQPRTVYVCRERKNTDFVDAMKELASRTGCALIICEGEKNQGDRWIQDEMEIGYVQAPHEWFPVVFDSPRNGMLKDFPFKDVLGPDFGYVKLEQGDETPSELDCFGNLEVSPPVTVRGKQYPLGRILIGSYISRKENRQMFKFVRDFLYAQKVQSPVELDSDWLAVGHVDEFLAFVPAPDRKGFRLLLASPSACYKLLKEKEQEGYGDALMFEGKLDTCDQVKIKCILNDQELRSSNEYFQKSIDWNRDTLKRELGLTEEDIIDIPQLFKPATLEIVAGKAIAYFPDLVNMLVLERHLGIPKPFGPIVNKECCLEREVRRLLEPLGLSCTFIDDYKTYHRMYGEIHCGTNVCRKPFSFKWWNMTMP, via the exons ATGTCTCAGCAAAGATGGGTTCGACTTTCAACAGAGAAACCAACGAGCGCCGTGTACGTGCTGGGCTCAGAAATCTCCCTTGATGTCTGTGG GTCTGCCCCTGCAGGTGCCTATGCGTTCCAGGTTCAGAAGACGCTGGGCGTGAACTACGTTGTCCGTGATACAAACATTTCGCAGGTGCCTTCGAGGGTACCCAGGTGGCCCCTGGACATCAGAGTGGAGGTGGTTGTGACCATGAATAAATCCAGCCGGAGAGTCAACGAGGGCAAG GTGACAATTTCATACTACAAGGCCAATGAGGAGACGCCCATGGCCAAGGCTGTGCTCCTGCTCACTTGCGTAG AGATTTCCCTGGATGCAGATTCAAGCCGCTCAGGAACCGTGACAAAGAAAGTTGAAAATAAG AAAGAGTGGACATGGGGCCCGGAAGGCAGTGGAGCAATCCTCTTGGTGAACAGCGACAGAGAACGCCTCGGAGCAAAGGACATGGACAACCAGGATGAAAAAGTGGGATCGGAAAAAG ACCTCAAAGATATGTCCATTATGATTTTGACAACCCGTGGACCTGACAACATTTTTGAGAAGTACCAACTAGTTCTCCACGTCTCAGCATCTGAAAATGATAAAGTGAGGGTCTTCCATGCTCAAG ATGGAAAGCCAGTGAGCCAATACCCGGCAGTCCTGGGGCCAAAGAATGCCTCCTACGAGGTGAAGGGTAATAGAAACCAAGAGGCAGTTTTCTATGTGGAAGGGCTGGCCTTTCCAGATGCCAACTTCTCGGGCCTGGTGTCCTTCCATGTCACACTGCTGGAGAACCCACCTGAG AAATTTCCCGCGCCTCCCATTTTCAGTGACACTGTGGTTTTCCGGATTGCTCCCTGGATAATGACCCCCAACACCTTGCAACCGAGAACAGTTTATGTCTGCAG GGAGAGGAAGAACACGGACTTTGTGGATGCTATGAAGGAACTTGCAAGCAGGACTGGCTGCGCTCTGATCATCTGTGAAGGAGAAAAAAACCAGGGAGATCGCTGGATCCAG GATGAGATGGAGATTGGCTACGTGCAAGCTCCCCACGAATGGTTCCCTGTGGTCTTTGACTCCCCCAGAAATGGAATGCTGAAGGATTTCCCGTTTAAAGATGTTTTG GGCCCAGATTTTGGTTATGTGAAACTAGAGCAAGGTGATGAGACACCCTCTGAACTGGACTGCTTTGGGAACCTTGAGGTCAGCCCCCCGGTGACTGTCAGGGGCAAGCAATATCCCCTGGGGAGAATTCTCATTGGGAGCTACATCTCCAG GAAAGAAAACAGACAGATGTTCAAGTTTGTCCGGGACTTCCTCTATGCCCAGAAAGTGCAGTCTCCAGTGGAGCTGGATTCTGACTGGCTGGCGGTGGGGCATGTGGATGAGTTCTTGGCCTTTGTTCCAGCTCCTGATAGAAAG GGTTTCCGGCTGCTCCTGGCCAGCCCCAGCGCCTGCTACAAACTGCTGAAGGAGAAGGAACAGGAGGGCTACGGAGACGCTCTCATGTTTGAAG GGAAATTGGACACTTGCGATCAGGTCAAAATAAAATGTATCCTGAATGATCAAGAACTGAGGAGCAGCAATGAATATTTCCAG aaaAGCATTGACTGGAACAGAGACACCCTCAAAAGGGAGTTGGGACTGACTGAAGAAGACATCATTGACATCCCCCAGTTGTTTAAGCCAGCAACACTTGAAATTGTTGCTGGCAAAGCTATCGCTTACTTCCCTGACCTG GTGAACATGCTGGTTCTGGAGAGACACTTGGGCATCCCTAAACCCTTTGGGCCCATTGTCAACAAGGAGTGCTGCTTGGAAAGGGAAGTCCGGCGGCTACTGGAGCCACTGGGCTTGTCCTGCACCTTCATTGACGACTATAAAACCTATCACCGGATGTATGGCGAAATCCATTGCGGCACCAACGTCTGTCGGAAGCCTTTCTCCTTCAAGTGGTGGAACATGACGATGCCTTGA